A region from the Bacteroidota bacterium genome encodes:
- a CDS encoding hydroxymethylglutaryl-CoA lyase: MSLPLKLVECPRDAMQGILQPIPTEEKIAYLNQLLKVGFDTLDFGSFVSPKAIPQLADTSEVLAGLDLTSTKTQLLAIVANLRGAEEAAAFPQIQYLGYPFSISETFQMRNTRKTIAESVVLVEEMQSLCLTAGKQLVVYISMGFGNPYGDAWSPKLAADWVTEIAARGVGIISLADTVGTADAATIQPLFEELIPRFPNVEFGAHFHATAEKRRGKLAAAWDGGCRRFDSAMMGFGGCPFAEDELVGNIATESLLEFLHEQRVDSGLNTTELQQAAILAGQLFGKYH; the protein is encoded by the coding sequence ATGTCCCTTCCACTGAAACTCGTCGAATGTCCGCGGGATGCCATGCAGGGCATTTTGCAGCCCATTCCCACAGAGGAAAAGATTGCCTACCTCAATCAATTGCTCAAGGTCGGATTTGACACGCTTGATTTTGGCAGTTTTGTCTCTCCGAAGGCCATTCCGCAACTTGCGGACACGTCCGAGGTGCTTGCCGGGCTGGATTTGACCTCCACCAAGACCCAACTTTTGGCGATCGTCGCCAATCTGCGTGGTGCCGAAGAGGCCGCAGCATTCCCGCAAATCCAGTATCTCGGTTATCCTTTTTCGATTTCGGAGACCTTTCAAATGCGCAACACACGCAAAACCATTGCCGAATCGGTCGTTTTGGTGGAGGAAATGCAGTCGCTTTGTTTGACGGCGGGCAAACAATTGGTCGTCTACATCAGCATGGGATTCGGAAATCCTTATGGCGATGCCTGGAGCCCGAAGTTGGCAGCCGATTGGGTGACAGAGATCGCTGCTCGGGGCGTCGGCATCATTTCGCTTGCCGATACCGTCGGTACTGCGGATGCTGCGACCATTCAGCCGCTGTTTGAGGAGCTGATTCCGCGTTTTCCGAATGTCGAATTCGGCGCGCACTTTCATGCCACGGCCGAAAAACGCCGCGGGAAGCTTGCTGCCGCGTGGGACGGAGGCTGCCGGAGGTTTGACAGCGCCATGATGGGCTTCGGCGGTTGTCCCTTTGCAGAGGATGAACTTGTCGGGAATATCGCTACCGAATCCTTGCTGGAATTTTTACACGAACAACGGGTTGATTCAGGCTTGAATACAACGGAATTGCAGCAAGCAGCCATTTTGGCCGGACAATTGTTTGGAAAGTACCATTGA
- a CDS encoding iron-sulfur cluster assembly accessory protein, which produces MVSISSKALAQLKVLREQEGHGEDAGVRVSVKGGGCSGLSYDLGFDATEQPGDHVFEQEGVKIFVGAKSLLYLVGTVLEYSDGLNGKGFQFNNPNASRTCACGESFAV; this is translated from the coding sequence TTGGTCAGCATTTCTTCAAAGGCTTTGGCGCAATTGAAAGTGCTGCGTGAACAAGAAGGCCATGGCGAAGATGCCGGCGTGCGTGTCTCCGTCAAAGGTGGCGGATGTTCCGGACTTTCTTACGATTTAGGCTTTGACGCAACCGAACAGCCTGGAGACCATGTCTTTGAGCAGGAAGGTGTCAAAATCTTTGTCGGCGCAAAAAGCTTGCTCTATTTGGTCGGAACGGTGCTGGAATACAGCGACGGCCTCAACGGCAAAGGCTTCCAATTCAACAATCCGAATGCATCTCGCACCTGCGCATGCGGGGAAAGTTTTGCAGTCTAA
- a CDS encoding cysteine desulfurase, whose product MAHENPIYLDNNATTALDDRVLEAMLPFLKGMYGNAASSTHSYGWQAAEAVKIAREQVASLIGATPEEIVFTSGATEADNLALKGVAEAYATKGDHIVTVATEHKAVLDTCKWLEKTGRRVTYIGVDGDGLIDLSELEAAITPQTVLVSVMMANNETGVLQPMAAISEIVHRKGCLLMSDATQAVGKVNVDVNALGIDLLAMSAHKLHGPKGVGALYVRRRNPRVALAAQMHGGGHERAMRSGTLNVPAIVGFGKACAIAQTELVKNHYHLADIREYFEAAILRIPGTKRNGHETERLVNTLNVSFEGVEAEALINAMPGIAISTGSACTSALMEPSHVLKAMGVANQAAYASIRFSWGRFSTMEEMELAVAEVEKGVGKLRGE is encoded by the coding sequence ATCGCACATGAAAACCCCATCTACCTCGACAACAATGCAACCACTGCCCTCGACGATCGGGTATTGGAGGCCATGTTGCCGTTTTTGAAGGGGATGTACGGGAATGCGGCGAGCAGCACACATAGCTATGGATGGCAAGCCGCCGAAGCGGTCAAAATCGCCCGCGAACAAGTCGCGAGCCTGATCGGGGCCACGCCCGAAGAAATTGTCTTCACAAGCGGCGCCACCGAAGCCGACAATCTCGCCCTCAAAGGCGTTGCCGAAGCCTATGCGACCAAGGGCGACCACATCGTGACTGTCGCTACCGAACACAAAGCCGTGCTCGACACCTGCAAATGGCTGGAAAAAACCGGCCGCCGCGTTACATATATAGGTGTGGACGGCGATGGCTTGATCGATCTCTCCGAATTGGAAGCGGCGATCACTCCGCAGACCGTCTTGGTCTCGGTCATGATGGCCAACAACGAAACCGGCGTCCTTCAACCGATGGCAGCGATTTCGGAGATCGTGCACCGCAAGGGTTGCCTGCTGATGAGCGATGCGACCCAAGCCGTCGGCAAGGTCAATGTCGATGTGAATGCGCTCGGGATCGATCTGCTCGCCATGAGCGCGCACAAGTTGCACGGGCCCAAGGGCGTGGGCGCCTTGTACGTGCGCAGGCGCAATCCGCGGGTGGCGCTCGCGGCGCAGATGCACGGAGGCGGACACGAGCGCGCGATGCGCAGCGGCACCCTCAACGTCCCCGCCATCGTCGGGTTCGGCAAAGCCTGCGCAATCGCCCAAACGGAACTCGTAAAAAACCATTATCACCTCGCAGATATAAGGGAATACTTCGAAGCGGCCATTCTCCGGATCCCAGGCACAAAACGCAACGGCCACGAGACCGAGCGCCTGGTCAATACGCTGAATGTGAGCTTCGAGGGCGTGGAAGCGGAAGCCCTGATCAACGCCATGCCCGGCATTGCGATTTCGACGGGGAGTGCTTGCACCTCGGCCTTGATGGAACCCTCGCATGTCTTGAAGGCCATGGGCGTGGCCAATCAAGCGGCTTATGCGTCGATTCGGTTCAGCTGGGGGCGGTTTAGCACGATGGAGGAGATGGAATTGGCTGTGGCCGAAGTGGAGAAGGGTGTTGGGAAGTTGCGAGGGGAATGA
- the purS gene encoding phosphoribosylformylglycinamidine synthase subunit PurS, with translation MKFQANIHIMPRPELLDPQGKATQHGLKNMGFDTVANLRVGKRISLEIEAKTKKDAEAKVDEACKKLLANLIMESYEFELVQLN, from the coding sequence ATGAAATTCCAGGCCAATATCCACATCATGCCCCGTCCCGAATTGCTGGACCCACAAGGCAAAGCCACGCAACATGGACTGAAAAACATGGGTTTTGACACCGTTGCCAACCTCCGCGTCGGCAAGCGCATCTCCTTGGAGATCGAAGCCAAAACCAAAAAAGACGCCGAAGCCAAGGTCGATGAGGCCTGCAAAAAACTCCTGGCCAACCTGATCATGGAAAGCTACGAGTTTGAATTGGTACAGTTGAACTAG
- a CDS encoding CDP-alcohol phosphatidyltransferase family protein: MQRIRNAIPNLLTLGNLACGLVAIVLLMDRDMLREVPYATIGLLMVGAMAFDFADGFVARALKSTSAVGKELDSLSDLVSFGVLPGLMVYTILKVEVLVASLPHAKGWTTLTLNAWAAILPYCGLLIPLFSAYRLAKFNVDTRQSYGFLGLPTPANALFFLSIFLVFGLDSRGVGSYYFSEDWTSRGYFEHASAVVQMTLPILQWLYNPWVLAALTLIFSILLVTEIPLLAMKFKDYTWKGNWPRYVLILISVTLLAILWFRAIPLIIVLYFLFSFIDTRIHKKA; encoded by the coding sequence ATGCAGCGAATTAGGAATGCAATTCCGAATCTGCTGACCCTAGGGAACCTGGCCTGTGGGTTGGTGGCGATTGTGTTGCTGATGGATCGTGACATGTTGCGCGAGGTCCCCTACGCAACGATTGGCTTGTTGATGGTGGGAGCAATGGCATTTGACTTTGCAGATGGGTTTGTGGCGCGGGCCTTGAAATCAACTTCGGCTGTCGGCAAGGAACTTGATTCCTTATCCGATTTGGTAAGCTTCGGGGTGTTGCCTGGGTTGATGGTGTACACGATCTTGAAGGTGGAAGTCCTGGTCGCATCTCTGCCACATGCTAAGGGCTGGACTACACTCACTTTGAATGCGTGGGCAGCCATACTCCCGTATTGTGGCTTGCTTATCCCGCTATTTTCCGCCTACCGCCTTGCCAAGTTCAACGTTGATACCCGCCAATCTTACGGATTTCTCGGCCTTCCCACACCGGCAAATGCGTTGTTCTTCTTGTCGATCTTCCTCGTTTTTGGCCTTGACAGCCGAGGAGTCGGATCTTATTATTTTAGTGAGGATTGGACCTCAAGAGGATATTTCGAACATGCTTCGGCAGTCGTGCAAATGACCTTGCCAATCCTTCAATGGCTCTACAACCCTTGGGTCCTCGCCGCCCTCACCCTCATTTTCTCCATCCTGCTCGTCACGGAAATCCCGTTGCTGGCGATGAAATTCAAGGATTATACGTGGAAAGGCAATTGGCCACGGTATGTGTTGATCCTGATTTCTGTAACTTTGCTGGCGATTTTGTGGTTCAGGGCCATCCCCCTGATCATCGTTTTGTACTTCCTTTTTTCATTCATCGATACACGGATACATAAGAAAGCATGA
- a CDS encoding nicotinate-nucleotide adenylyltransferase, which translates to MKVGLFFGSFNPVHVGHLIIAESALNETDLDRVWFVVSPHNPLKNKANLINEHDRLQMVEIALGNNDKIQASNFEFSLPKPSYTIDTLRKLKELHPGYTFSLIMGEDNLDHLHKWKEYEEILHHYPIWVYPRTGSDGSGFDRYPQVRKFSFPYLDISATRVRELLAERKSVRYIVTEKVYDYILKYGLYAAN; encoded by the coding sequence ATGAAAGTCGGACTCTTTTTTGGCAGCTTCAACCCCGTGCATGTCGGGCACCTGATCATCGCCGAGTCAGCCCTCAACGAGACGGACTTGGATCGGGTTTGGTTTGTCGTTTCGCCCCACAATCCGCTGAAAAACAAGGCGAATCTCATCAACGAGCACGACCGCCTGCAGATGGTGGAGATCGCGCTGGGAAACAATGACAAGATTCAGGCCTCCAACTTCGAATTCAGCCTGCCCAAGCCGAGTTACACCATTGACACCCTGCGGAAACTCAAGGAATTGCATCCCGGCTATACGTTTTCGTTGATCATGGGCGAAGACAACCTCGATCATTTGCACAAATGGAAGGAATACGAGGAGATTTTGCACCATTATCCGATTTGGGTCTATCCGCGAACGGGTTCCGACGGTTCGGGATTTGACCGTTATCCGCAGGTGCGGAAATTCAGCTTTCCCTACCTCGACATCTCGGCGACCCGCGTCCGCGAACTTTTGGCCGAGCGTAAGTCGGTACGGTACATCGTGACGGAGAAAGTCTATGACTACATCCTCAAATACGGCCTTTATGCAGCGAATTAG
- a CDS encoding YicC family protein — translation MIQSMTGYGAASLSSDNYKVSVELKSLNSKFMEINMKLPRSYMQEELLIRNMLTAALERGKVNINLSIEILNPDKHKLRLNRPLIQAYARDLEKLRADLGLSAGVSLEYILTLPDAMTPESADGDPEEWNMIEQCFREAIHLLNESRGSEGAALAEDLRLRNENIGRLLAEVGAILPSRYEAMRNRVESVLADIKEKVGNNADRFEQELIFYLEKLDINEEMVRLEQHINYFTQALNEPVSNGKKLGFISQEMGREINTIGSKANDATIQVLVVQMKEDLERIKEQVLNIV, via the coding sequence ATGATTCAATCGATGACGGGCTACGGGGCGGCAAGCCTCAGCTCTGACAATTACAAGGTCAGCGTAGAACTCAAATCCCTGAACAGCAAGTTCATGGAGATCAACATGAAGTTGCCGCGCTCCTATATGCAGGAGGAATTGCTCATTCGCAACATGCTCACGGCCGCCCTCGAGCGCGGGAAGGTGAACATCAACCTTTCGATTGAGATCCTGAACCCTGACAAACACAAGTTGCGGCTGAACCGGCCCTTGATTCAGGCTTATGCCCGCGATTTGGAAAAATTGCGCGCCGATTTGGGCCTGTCTGCCGGCGTTTCTTTGGAGTATATCCTTACGCTGCCCGACGCTATGACGCCGGAAAGTGCCGATGGCGATCCCGAGGAATGGAACATGATCGAGCAATGCTTCCGTGAAGCCATCCACCTGCTCAATGAAAGCCGCGGCAGCGAGGGCGCAGCATTGGCTGAGGATTTGCGCTTGCGCAATGAAAACATCGGTCGTCTGCTTGCTGAAGTGGGTGCCATTCTCCCGAGCCGTTACGAAGCCATGCGCAACCGGGTCGAATCCGTCTTGGCCGATATCAAGGAAAAAGTGGGCAACAACGCCGACCGATTCGAGCAGGAACTGATTTTTTATCTGGAGAAGCTTGATATCAACGAAGAAATGGTGCGCTTGGAGCAGCACATCAATTACTTCACGCAGGCGCTCAACGAACCTGTGAGCAACGGCAAAAAATTGGGCTTCATTTCCCAGGAAATGGGCCGCGAGATCAATACGATCGGTTCCAAGGCCAACGATGCCACGATCCAAGTGTTGGTCGTGCAGATGAAAGAGGACTTGGAGCGGATCAAGGAGCAAGTTCTGAACATTGTCTAA
- a CDS encoding amidohydrolase family protein — MGIRDNTPSLHAFLHANIVRGPGDILMDAALVIRDGNVDNVGINISVPKGAVVHDLRGAWIFPGFIDAYSTLGIEKSKRENEPYGAPPQYLSKSNGPWGWNDAVKPQFVAAEVLNPDKKAVAELRSLGFTTLHVVPNDGIFRGTSALINLGDEGLRQEMVQSEVATCLSFDKGSSTQSYPSSLMGSIALIRQTLIDAAWYAKVAAERKQRPILPQIETNLSLEALNRQIAAKMPVFFECGDWQGIARAQKIASEFGLQLIFKTDGSAYQRMDMPYIKSNPLIVSLNFPEAFDVKDPADAREVPLRRLLHWEGAPTNPAVLEKAGARFALTTSDLKKSADFWPMLQKALRHGLSSEAALAALTTTPAAILGLEKRLGTLEPGKFANFFIAEDDVFAKERVTIYESWVGGRRYVVQEMPMWDPRGQYELKAGNDVQRLLIHGRLAQPKASLVIGKDTIDGTVKLENYNVALILPIRKGNPNPQYRLYGIGNSDRMQGEGVALDGARLTWGATLVGQMPTKTDTTGQLKRVDLVDFAKPTLPFGPFGNAKIPEQKTWLIKNVTVWTNSAQGKLENAEVLIAAGKVQSVGQNLLQPPGAVVIDGKGMHITPGMIDEHSHIAIAGDVNEGSNSNTAEVRIGDVINSDDVNIYRQLSGGVTTSQLLHGSANAIGGQSAIIKLRWGAMPEDMKFQAAPGFIKFALGENVKQSNWGQQFTVRYPQTRLGVEQFVRDAFTAALDYRKHQDEIAKGIGNRLPLRRDLQMETLLEILDAKRFITCHSYVQSEILMLMRLAESIGFKINTFTHVLEGYKVAEQLKAHGANASTFSDWWAYKYEVIDAIPHNANLLQRVGVNVCINSDDAEMGRRLNQEAAKSVMYGGMSEEDALKMVTLNPAKALHIDAYVGSIEPGKDADLVLWSDHPLSVYAMAQKTFIDGRLYFDRETDAAAQRLVASERQRLIQKMIESPDKDKKKFEGKNGPQIHHCESYGHEE; from the coding sequence ATGGGAATTCGCGACAATACTCCCTCGCTGCACGCGTTTTTGCATGCCAATATCGTGCGTGGGCCAGGCGATATTCTAATGGATGCAGCCTTGGTCATCCGCGACGGGAATGTGGATAACGTGGGGATAAACATTTCGGTGCCAAAGGGTGCGGTCGTTCACGACCTGCGGGGAGCGTGGATTTTTCCGGGCTTCATTGACGCCTATTCAACCCTTGGCATCGAGAAATCCAAACGCGAAAACGAACCCTACGGTGCTCCGCCGCAATATCTCAGCAAATCCAACGGCCCTTGGGGCTGGAACGATGCCGTCAAACCTCAGTTCGTGGCAGCAGAGGTACTCAATCCGGACAAAAAGGCAGTCGCCGAATTGCGCAGCCTCGGATTTACCACCTTACATGTGGTGCCCAACGATGGGATCTTTCGCGGAACATCTGCGCTCATCAATCTCGGAGACGAAGGTTTGCGTCAAGAAATGGTGCAATCCGAAGTCGCTACCTGCCTTTCGTTTGACAAAGGTTCGTCCACGCAGAGTTATCCCTCCTCGCTGATGGGCAGCATTGCCTTGATCCGGCAAACGCTCATCGATGCCGCATGGTACGCCAAGGTGGCCGCCGAACGCAAACAACGGCCGATTTTGCCCCAAATTGAAACCAATCTCAGCCTTGAGGCGCTCAATCGGCAAATAGCCGCCAAAATGCCCGTCTTCTTCGAATGCGGCGATTGGCAGGGCATCGCCCGCGCCCAAAAAATCGCATCCGAATTTGGTTTGCAGCTCATTTTCAAAACCGATGGCAGCGCCTATCAGCGGATGGACATGCCTTATATCAAGAGCAATCCGCTCATTGTTTCGCTCAATTTTCCGGAGGCCTTTGATGTCAAGGATCCTGCCGATGCGCGAGAGGTGCCCTTGCGCCGCCTCCTGCATTGGGAAGGCGCACCGACCAATCCGGCAGTTTTGGAGAAGGCAGGCGCACGCTTTGCGTTGACAACAAGTGACTTGAAAAAGTCTGCGGACTTTTGGCCGATGTTGCAGAAAGCCTTGCGTCACGGACTGAGTTCTGAGGCTGCTTTGGCGGCACTTACCACGACGCCGGCCGCGATTTTAGGACTCGAAAAGCGCCTTGGAACCTTGGAGCCCGGCAAATTCGCCAATTTTTTCATCGCGGAGGACGATGTTTTTGCCAAAGAGCGTGTCACCATCTATGAATCTTGGGTTGGTGGCCGCCGCTACGTCGTGCAAGAAATGCCGATGTGGGACCCGCGCGGGCAATATGAGCTCAAAGCGGGCAATGACGTGCAGCGTTTGCTCATTCATGGAAGATTGGCGCAACCCAAGGCGAGTTTGGTCATCGGCAAGGATACCATTGACGGGACGGTGAAGCTGGAAAACTACAATGTCGCACTGATTCTGCCCATCAGGAAAGGAAATCCGAATCCTCAATACCGTCTTTATGGAATCGGAAATAGCGACCGGATGCAGGGTGAAGGTGTTGCATTGGACGGCGCCCGGTTGACTTGGGGAGCCACACTTGTTGGCCAAATGCCTACCAAGACCGATACCACCGGGCAGCTGAAACGCGTGGATCTTGTTGATTTTGCCAAGCCGACATTACCATTTGGTCCATTCGGGAATGCCAAAATTCCTGAGCAAAAAACTTGGCTGATTAAGAATGTGACGGTTTGGACCAATTCGGCGCAAGGAAAACTGGAAAATGCCGAAGTCTTGATCGCCGCGGGAAAAGTCCAATCGGTCGGGCAGAATTTGTTGCAGCCGCCGGGCGCGGTCGTGATCGATGGCAAAGGAATGCACATTACCCCTGGCATGATCGATGAGCACAGCCATATTGCCATTGCCGGCGACGTCAACGAAGGCAGCAACAGCAATACCGCCGAGGTACGCATCGGCGACGTGATCAATTCCGATGATGTCAATATCTATCGACAGCTTTCGGGTGGAGTGACGACTTCGCAGCTCCTCCACGGCTCAGCCAACGCCATCGGCGGACAAAGTGCCATCATCAAACTGCGTTGGGGAGCGATGCCCGAAGACATGAAATTTCAGGCGGCACCGGGATTCATCAAATTCGCGCTCGGCGAAAACGTCAAGCAAAGCAATTGGGGGCAGCAGTTTACCGTTCGGTACCCGCAGACGCGCTTGGGCGTCGAGCAATTTGTCCGCGACGCCTTTACTGCAGCGCTCGATTACCGAAAGCATCAAGATGAAATCGCAAAAGGCATCGGCAATCGGCTTCCGTTGCGCCGCGACCTGCAGATGGAAACGCTGCTGGAAATCTTGGATGCAAAAAGATTCATCACTTGTCACAGTTACGTGCAAAGCGAGATTCTCATGCTGATGCGCTTGGCCGAATCCATTGGATTCAAAATCAACACCTTCACCCACGTGCTCGAGGGTTACAAGGTGGCGGAACAACTCAAGGCCCATGGTGCCAATGCCTCGACTTTCAGTGATTGGTGGGCCTACAAATACGAAGTGATCGATGCCATCCCGCACAACGCCAACCTTTTGCAGCGTGTCGGCGTCAACGTTTGCATCAACAGCGACGACGCCGAAATGGGGCGCCGCCTCAATCAGGAGGCTGCAAAGTCGGTCATGTATGGCGGCATGAGCGAGGAGGATGCGTTGAAAATGGTAACGCTCAATCCGGCCAAGGCCTTGCACATCGATGCCTATGTCGGCAGCATCGAACCTGGAAAAGACGCCGATTTGGTTCTCTGGAGCGACCATCCACTGTCGGTATATGCCATGGCACAAAAGACATTCATCGATGGGCGCCTTTATTTTGACCGCGAAACGGATGCTGCCGCGCAGCGCCTCGTTGCCTCAGAGCGTCAGCGCCTGATCCAGAAAATGATCGAAAGCCCCGACAAGGACAAAAAGAAATTCGAAGGCAAAAACGGCCCTCAAATCCATCACTGCGAATCTTATGGCCATGAAGAATAA
- a CDS encoding amidohydrolase family protein — protein MKNNQIMKRVFRTGTASRLRRALTLALTLTLPLTLFSQEVPKPAPAHKGHLLLENATIHVGNGTVIAQGNILITDDKIVAVGVTDLLPQDLQRVDLKGKHVYPGLIAPVTQLGLSEIEAVRSTNDRSEIGAVNPNIRAIIGFNTDSRVATTVRSNGVLLAQVTPDGDLLKGQSSVVQLDAWSWEDAAYQTDDAMHLGWPSQQISNSPYAPPREEQEKRLKDRMSEIEGAMRDARAYAETKAAGKLLKTDLRWEAMLPVIDGTKALWIEANTEKDIRTAIEFSLRHKIRMVLVGGADAWLLSDLLRQHQIPVVLQKAQRLPRTEDDPIDQPFRAPMILHNAGLLTCLSMDNFWNYRNLPFQAGQAAAAGLDKEVALQLVTLNAAKILGIDKRTGSIEVGKDANLVVSAGDLLDMRTSKVELAFIQGRQIDLNNKQKDLNARYLERYTR, from the coding sequence ATGAAGAATAATCAAATTATGAAACGCGTATTCAGGACGGGGACTGCTTCACGCCTGCGGCGTGCCCTCACGCTCGCCCTCACTCTCACCCTCCCACTCACACTGTTCTCCCAGGAGGTTCCGAAGCCTGCGCCTGCGCACAAGGGCCATTTGCTGCTGGAGAATGCGACCATTCACGTGGGCAACGGCACGGTGATCGCTCAGGGAAATATCCTGATTACCGATGACAAAATCGTCGCCGTTGGTGTGACGGATTTGCTGCCGCAAGACCTGCAGCGTGTGGACCTCAAAGGGAAACATGTTTACCCAGGCTTGATTGCGCCAGTTACACAGTTGGGCCTTTCCGAAATCGAGGCAGTTCGCTCGACCAATGACCGTTCGGAAATCGGGGCAGTCAATCCCAACATCCGGGCCATCATCGGCTTCAATACCGATTCGCGTGTCGCCACCACGGTGCGCTCCAACGGCGTTTTGCTCGCGCAGGTCACGCCCGACGGAGATCTGCTCAAAGGGCAGAGTTCGGTGGTGCAATTGGATGCCTGGAGCTGGGAAGACGCTGCTTATCAGACGGATGATGCGATGCATTTGGGTTGGCCTTCGCAACAGATTTCCAATTCGCCGTATGCGCCACCGCGTGAGGAACAGGAGAAACGGCTCAAGGACCGCATGAGCGAAATCGAAGGAGCGATGCGCGATGCCCGTGCCTATGCCGAGACAAAGGCGGCCGGAAAATTGCTGAAAACCGACCTCCGCTGGGAGGCAATGCTGCCGGTGATCGATGGCACCAAGGCCCTCTGGATCGAAGCCAATACCGAAAAGGACATTCGCACGGCCATCGAATTTTCCCTCCGTCACAAGATCAGAATGGTGCTCGTCGGCGGGGCGGATGCATGGTTGCTCAGCGACCTCCTGCGTCAACATCAAATTCCGGTGGTGTTGCAAAAGGCGCAGCGCCTGCCCCGCACCGAAGACGATCCCATCGACCAACCCTTCCGTGCGCCCATGATCCTGCACAACGCAGGTCTGCTCACATGCCTGAGCATGGACAACTTCTGGAATTACCGCAACCTGCCCTTCCAAGCAGGTCAAGCTGCAGCCGCAGGATTGGACAAGGAAGTCGCCTTGCAATTGGTGACGCTCAACGCAGCCAAAATCCTTGGAATCGACAAACGCACCGGCAGCATCGAGGTTGGTAAGGATGCCAACTTGGTGGTCTCCGCAGGCGACTTGCTCGACATGCGCACAAGCAAAGTGGAATTGGCATTCATCCAAGGACGCCAAATTGACCTCAACAACAAGCAAAAAGATCTCAATGCGCGGTATTTGGAGCGCTACACACGGTAG
- a CDS encoding peptidoglycan-binding protein, giving the protein MGSMFQSKSVAPLQRKEAIRQDQPEMSKQSGTVMAPPKFGFAGGEKTVQKKGLLSGKKLEAAKAFYAGNTADFSEEIIKQIQAKVGTPESGTMDDATLQAIAKFQKSAGLSADGMLGPKTLPKLFAHGLATSEVEQEFSQDYLGIDWSSLKTAEQRGGKMVELINKQLKAAGVPECAVRVGDLGEDSGQFDFTDWTILVGNDFLSQEKLTQKQLDDFANTVIHEARHAEQWFNMAQKLAGEGKKAKDIADEMGIPSKIAKAACANPIGKGEVKSLVAKNWYESIYGSGSDHREQVLGDDGSYEDYRNLPEESDAWRVGDEFDVTLKTERKVAAKKAAKAKADAKKADKKKKK; this is encoded by the coding sequence ATGGGCAGCATGTTCCAATCCAAGTCAGTCGCACCCTTGCAGCGCAAGGAGGCCATTCGCCAAGATCAGCCGGAAATGAGCAAACAAAGTGGAACCGTCATGGCGCCACCCAAGTTTGGATTTGCCGGAGGCGAAAAGACGGTTCAGAAAAAGGGATTGCTCAGCGGCAAAAAGCTGGAAGCTGCAAAGGCATTTTATGCAGGAAATACAGCCGACTTCAGCGAGGAGATCATCAAGCAAATTCAGGCTAAAGTAGGCACGCCCGAGTCCGGTACCATGGACGATGCCACTTTGCAGGCCATCGCCAAGTTCCAGAAATCCGCCGGACTTTCTGCCGACGGCATGCTTGGCCCCAAAACCCTTCCGAAGTTGTTTGCTCACGGTCTTGCTACGAGCGAAGTCGAACAGGAATTTTCACAGGACTACCTCGGCATTGATTGGTCGAGCTTGAAAACGGCCGAGCAACGTGGCGGCAAGATGGTGGAGCTCATCAACAAGCAACTCAAGGCAGCCGGCGTTCCTGAATGCGCCGTGCGCGTGGGCGACCTCGGTGAGGATTCCGGCCAATTTGACTTCACCGACTGGACGATCCTGGTTGGCAATGACTTTTTGAGCCAGGAAAAATTGACGCAAAAGCAACTCGATGACTTTGCCAATACCGTCATCCACGAAGCCCGCCACGCCGAGCAATGGTTCAACATGGCGCAAAAACTCGCAGGCGAAGGTAAAAAGGCCAAGGATATCGCTGACGAAATGGGTATTCCTTCCAAGATTGCCAAGGCAGCTTGCGCTAATCCGATCGGGAAGGGCGAGGTCAAATCGCTCGTGGCCAAAAATTGGTACGAAAGCATCTACGGCAGCGGTAGCGATCACCGCGAACAAGTGTTGGGCGACGATGGCTCCTACGAAGACTACCGCAACCTGCCCGAGGAAAGTGATGCTTGGCGTGTGGGCGACGAATTTGACGTGACCCTCAAAACCGAGCGGAAAGTGGCGGCCAAAAAAGCAGCTAAAGCCAAGGCCGATGCAAAAAAGGCCGACAAAAAGAAGAAGAAATAG